One window of Tenacibaculum maritimum NCIMB 2154 genomic DNA carries:
- a CDS encoding NAD(P)/FAD-dependent oxidoreductase: MSKEVLIIGGGIIGLCAAYYLQKEGHKVTIIDKADFSSGASFVNAGYITPSHIISLAAPGMIRKGVKWMLDASSPFYVKPRLDMDFLKWSWLFKKSATQQKVAASIPVIKEINLFSRALYEEMKQSEDFNFFYKHKGLLMYYQTEKAGAEEWAIGKMAIKEGLKVEHLTKEAVKKIEPHVNLNIKGAIYYHSDAHMTPHEFMQQLKVYLEKKGVTIHANEEVLDLHLSKNKITSILTNKRTLEADEVVVATGAWTQKIAQKLGTTIPVQAGKGYSINTDKNTGITVPAILMEAKVAVTPMNGFTRFAGTMEIGGINHDINTTRVRAIAKASEGYYEGLMLSEKEKAAAQCGLRPCSPDGLPYIGKLPDISNATIATGHAMMGWSLGPATGKLVAEILSEKKPSLNLEPFHVARFS, translated from the coding sequence ATGTCAAAAGAAGTACTCATTATAGGAGGTGGGATTATAGGGTTATGCGCTGCATATTATTTGCAAAAAGAAGGACATAAAGTAACGATCATTGATAAAGCCGATTTTTCGTCAGGAGCTTCTTTTGTAAACGCAGGATATATCACACCAAGTCATATTATTTCTTTAGCCGCACCAGGAATGATTCGCAAAGGAGTTAAGTGGATGTTAGATGCTTCTAGTCCTTTTTATGTAAAGCCTCGTTTAGATATGGATTTTTTGAAGTGGTCATGGTTGTTTAAAAAATCAGCGACGCAACAAAAGGTAGCTGCTTCCATTCCTGTAATAAAAGAGATCAATCTGTTTAGTCGGGCTTTGTATGAAGAAATGAAACAATCAGAAGATTTTAATTTTTTCTATAAACACAAAGGATTGTTGATGTATTACCAAACAGAAAAAGCAGGAGCAGAAGAATGGGCTATAGGGAAGATGGCTATTAAAGAAGGACTTAAAGTAGAGCATTTAACAAAAGAAGCTGTAAAAAAGATAGAACCTCATGTAAATTTAAATATCAAAGGAGCAATATATTATCATTCAGATGCGCATATGACTCCTCATGAATTTATGCAGCAACTAAAAGTATATCTAGAAAAAAAAGGAGTGACAATACATGCCAATGAGGAGGTGTTAGACCTCCATCTTTCTAAAAATAAGATTACTTCTATACTTACTAATAAACGAACTTTAGAGGCTGATGAAGTAGTAGTGGCAACTGGTGCTTGGACGCAAAAAATAGCGCAAAAGTTAGGAACAACCATTCCTGTTCAGGCAGGGAAAGGATATAGTATTAATACGGATAAAAATACAGGAATTACTGTTCCTGCTATTTTAATGGAAGCAAAGGTAGCAGTAACTCCTATGAACGGATTTACGCGCTTTGCAGGAACTATGGAAATAGGAGGAATTAACCATGATATCAATACAACCCGTGTACGGGCAATAGCCAAGGCAAGCGAAGGGTATTACGAGGGATTGATGCTTTCAGAAAAAGAAAAAGCAGCAGCGCAATGCGGTTTGCGCCCTTGCTCACCAGATGGGTTGCCTTATATAGGGAAACTACCAGATATAAGTAATGCAACTATTGCAACAGGGCATGCTATGATGGGGTGGAGCTTAGGGCCAGCTACAGGAAAATTAGTTGCTGAGATACTTTCAGAAAAAAAGCCTAGTTTAAATTTAGAGCCGTTTCACGTAGCGCGTTTTTCTTAA
- a CDS encoding 4-hydroxyproline epimerase, with translation MRKTFFCIDAHTCGNPVRVIAGGGPNLKGANMSEKRQHFLKEYDWIRKGLMFEPRGHDMMSGAILFPPHDSENDFSILFIETSGCLPMCGHGTIGTITIAIEEGLIIPKQPGLIKMEAPAGLVQIAYGQTGKKVDWVRLTNVKSYLAAENLTISCPELGEITFDVAYGGNYYAIVDPQKNFSGVHDFTASKIIQYSQVVRTRINKKYPDLFIHPENDTIRDVTHMLWTGNPLEASSSGRNAVFYGDKAIDRSPCGTGTSARLAQLYAKGKLKKGEEFIHESFIGSKFIGRVEEETTLGGKLAIVPSIQGWAKVYGYNTIIIDEEEDPYAHGFQVI, from the coding sequence ATGAGAAAAACATTTTTTTGTATAGATGCCCATACTTGCGGTAATCCAGTAAGAGTAATTGCAGGAGGAGGACCTAATTTAAAAGGGGCCAATATGAGTGAAAAACGCCAGCATTTTTTAAAAGAATATGATTGGATTCGAAAAGGGTTGATGTTTGAGCCAAGAGGGCATGATATGATGAGTGGAGCCATTTTATTTCCTCCTCATGATTCAGAAAATGATTTTTCAATATTATTTATAGAAACTTCGGGTTGTTTACCAATGTGTGGGCATGGAACTATTGGCACGATTACCATAGCTATTGAAGAAGGATTGATTATACCTAAGCAGCCAGGGCTTATAAAAATGGAAGCACCAGCGGGACTAGTGCAAATAGCGTACGGACAAACTGGTAAAAAAGTAGATTGGGTGCGTTTAACGAATGTGAAAAGTTATTTAGCTGCTGAAAATTTAACAATAAGTTGCCCTGAGTTAGGTGAAATAACTTTTGATGTAGCTTATGGAGGAAATTATTATGCCATTGTAGACCCTCAAAAAAACTTTTCAGGAGTGCATGATTTTACAGCTAGTAAAATTATTCAGTATTCTCAAGTAGTTAGAACACGGATCAATAAAAAATACCCTGATTTGTTTATTCATCCTGAAAATGATACTATTAGAGATGTAACACATATGCTATGGACAGGAAATCCGTTAGAGGCATCTTCTTCAGGAAGAAATGCCGTATTTTATGGCGATAAAGCCATTGATAGAAGTCCTTGTGGTACAGGAACATCAGCAAGATTAGCGCAATTATATGCAAAGGGAAAATTGAAAAAAGGAGAAGAATTTATTCATGAAAGTTTTATTGGAAGTAAGTTTATTGGGCGTGTAGAAGAAGAAACTACCTTAGGAGGAAAATTAGCTATTGTTCCAAGCATTCAAGGATGGGCAAAGGTATATGGCTATAATACCATCATTATTGATGAAGAGGAGGATCCGTATGCACATGGTTTTCAGGTAATATAA
- a CDS encoding 5-formyltetrahydrofolate cyclo-ligase, with the protein MEKRELRKIYKEKRRALTDSAIAAFEKNIYTQIQQMDWSSVSVIHIFLPIKQQKEINTYPIIDFLRSLKKSIVISKSDFKTNKLSHFLFDEDTSLVLNSYGIPEPVNAKEIAVSNIDLIFVPLLISDARKYRVGYGKGFYDRFIADCKREVITVGINFFQPIQKITDIHKYDMALSQVIYPI; encoded by the coding sequence ATGGAAAAGCGAGAACTTCGAAAAATATACAAAGAAAAAAGGAGGGCGTTAACAGATTCAGCAATAGCTGCTTTTGAAAAAAACATCTACACCCAAATACAGCAGATGGATTGGTCATCAGTGTCAGTAATCCATATTTTTTTGCCAATAAAACAACAAAAAGAAATTAACACCTACCCGATTATTGATTTTTTAAGAAGTCTTAAAAAATCAATAGTGATTAGCAAAAGTGATTTTAAAACGAATAAACTAAGTCATTTTTTATTTGATGAGGATACCAGCTTAGTGTTGAATTCTTATGGAATACCAGAGCCTGTAAATGCAAAAGAAATAGCGGTGAGCAATATTGACTTGATTTTTGTTCCTTTATTAATTTCGGATGCTCGAAAGTATAGGGTAGGATATGGAAAAGGATTTTACGATCGTTTTATTGCTGATTGTAAAAGGGAAGTGATTACAGTAGGAATAAATTTTTTTCAACCGATACAAAAAATAACAGATATTCATAAATACGACATGGCTTTAAGTCAGGTTATTTATCCAATATAA